Within Zootoca vivipara chromosome 10, rZooViv1.1, whole genome shotgun sequence, the genomic segment ATTCATCGTAAGATTTAGACTTCATCGATTTCAGATGATTAATATTGCAGGTGAATTCACCCACATCAGCTGTTATTTCCCAAGCATCCATGCATGCTAATTGGTTGTTAACAGCAAGTAATAAAAGGGTGCCATTAAATACAATAGGGTAactggattttctttttaatcagcACCTGGGTTGAGTGGGCAAAGTCTACCCAATGGGTATCCAAGGTATCCTTCCTATGGAGATGCTTCATCACATCCCTCCAGCAGACACCCTTCCGTAGGAAGTGCCCGTCTTCCTTCAGTAGGCGAAGAGTCAACACATCCCTTGCTTGTAGCAGAGGAGCAAGTAAGTGATTTGGGGTTTGACTTCACAGGTGTCATATTCCAGTCTAATTCGTTTCCGCTTTCTCATGATTGCTGTGATTGTATAAATTTCTATTGAAATCGTTGCCAGTCTTGTTCTCTATGGTAGAAGTGCTCTGAAGCAGGTTTCTGGACTGAGTTCATGTTGCCTTGTACCTTACTCCTTTGGGATATGGCCAAAAAATGTGGTCATAAGGGAAAATGGAGTAAGACAATGTGTGAAGTAACCATGTGACCCCACAGCTGACACGCTATTCTGTCCTTTGCAGGTCCATACATATGTGAATACAACAGGTGtacaggaggaaagaaaaaacagGCCAAGTGTGCGTACACCTCTGGAGCGAAGGGTTTCTAATGCAGAAACAAGCAAGGCAAGGGAAGATGAAACTTGTCCAGATGATAGAGATGCCCAGGTTGTACTGGAACCTGAAGGAGTCAAATTTGTTTTGGGTCCAACGCCTGTCCAGAGGCAgttaatggaaaaagaaaaaactgaaTCCAGTGGGAACAGTACTCAAGGTGGTGGAAACAGTACTGAAACTAGTGCCAACAGTACTCAAGCTAGCGGGAATAGTAACAATGAATGGGACACTGGGTACGACAGTGACGAACGCAAAGAAGTTTCCTCTGGTAGCAAAATAGCGTATGAAAATGTAAATAGGTTGTCTATCCCTGGTGCCCCAGGACTCAGGAGAGGTCGTCTGATATCATCCAGTACCTCTGATACCCAGAATATCAACAATTCAGCTCAGAGGAGAACTGCATTGCTAAATTATGAAAATCTGCCATCTTTGCCTCCagtttgggaagcccacaagctagGTAAAGAGGAGGATGACAGTTTAGGACCAAAGACGCCATCTCTGAATGGCTATCACAATAATTTAGACCCCATG encodes:
- the FRS2 gene encoding fibroblast growth factor receptor substrate 2 — protein: MGSCCSCPDKEAVPDNHRSKFKVINVDDDGNELGSGIMELTDTELILYTRKRDSVKWHYLCLRRYGYDSNLFSFESGRRCQTGPGIFAFKCARAEELFNMLQEIMQNNSINVVEEPVVERNPHQTEMEVPRTPRTPTTPGLSGQSLPNGYPRYPSYGDASSHPSSRHPSVGSARLPSVGEESTHPLLVAEEQVHTYVNTTGVQEERKNRPSVRTPLERRVSNAETSKAREDETCPDDRDAQVVLEPEGVKFVLGPTPVQRQLMEKEKTESSGNSTQGGGNSTETSANSTQASGNSNNEWDTGYDSDERKEVSSGSKIAYENVNRLSIPGAPGLRRGRLISSSTSDTQNINNSAQRRTALLNYENLPSLPPVWEAHKLGKEEDDSLGPKTPSLNGYHNNLDPMHNYVNTENVTVPSSAHKVEYARRRDCTPTVFNFDIRRPSSEHRQLNYIQVDLEGGSDSDNPQTPKTPTTPLPQTPTRRTELYAVIDIERTAAMSSLQKALPRDDGTSRKTRHNSTDLPM